ACGTCCGACAGGTCACGAACCGCGAGCGACCGGATGTGGGACCGATGAGCGCCACCACGACCGGCACCGGTGTCGCGCGAACGGCCGGCGCGCTCTTCCTGTTCAGCGCGATCACATTCGCGGTCGCGGCGACCGTCCTGTCCACCACGTTCGACTGGCCGGACATCCTCCGAGAGCCCGCCGCCGTCGTGCTGCCCGCGTTCACCGAGGGCGGCTCGAGCCTGGTGTGGACGTGGTTCGCCACAGCGTGGACCTACGGGCTCCTGGCCATACCGATCCTGCTCCTGCCCGCCGCGCTCGGCAGGCGCGACGACCCCGCGTTGCGGGTGGCCACCTGGGCAGGTGCCGTCTCGGTGGTGCTCGCCCTGATCGGGTTCCTTCGATGGGTTTTCGTCGTCCCAGCGCTGGCCGGCTCCTACGCCGCGGGAGACACGTCCACCCGCGCCGCGGTCGACGCCGCCTGGACCGCCCAGCACCAGTTCGGCGGCGCCCTCCTGGGCGAGCACCTCGGGCAGCTGCTGGTCATCGCCTGGTCGGTCACCCTCAGCGTCGTCATCCTCCGCACCCAGGTCCTGCCCCGCTGGCTGGGCGTCACCGGCCTGGTCGCCGGTGCGCTCTACCTGATCAACCAGGGCGACATCCTCGCGACCGCCGTCCCCGGCCTCCCGGTGTGGGACCTCGGCGGGCTGATCGGAAGCACCGCCTGGGGACTGTGGGTGGCCGCCCTCGGCGCAGCGCTCCTGCTAGGACGGATCCGTCGTCCGCAACCCGCCCGCCAGGACCGCGACCTCCCGTGACCCGTCCCGTCGCTCCGCACCCCGTCACGGGCAAGGAGGCACTCCCTCCGCCGACCCGACGGCGCAGGAACCGCCGTCGGCTCATCCTCGTCGTCCTCGCGGTGGTCGCGTGGGGTGCTGCCGTGCTCGTGCTGGGACCGTTCGGCCTGATCCCGTTCGGTCTGCTGCTCGCCTTCAGCATCGATCCCGGCGAGGAGGAAACCGGGCCGTCGGTCAGGCTCACGACGCGCAATCTCGGGCTGGCCGTGGCCATGCTGGCGGCCTTCGCCTGGTTCTGGCTGGGATATCCCGATCTGCCGAAGTCGACGCTCGTGGTGATCGCCGGGGTGCTGATCGCCCTGCCGCTCGGGCTCCAGGCGTCCGCGGGCAATGCGGCGCGTGATCGCACGATCGTGGTCACGAAGCGAAGCCTCATCCTCGCCCTGTGGGGGCTGGTGCTCTTCGCCGTCCTCTACCAAGAGGGAGGGGTGTGGCTGTACGGGCTGGCGGTGGTGTGTGTCGTCGTGCCTCTCTCATTGGCGGTGTCGCGGGTGTGGGTCGCTCGGCGCGGGCGGATCGAGCTCGGGCTGCTCCGCCACCCGCTTCGCCGGGACATGCGGGGGCACCTGGTCCAGGGTCTGAACATCTGGCTGTGCTGCGCGTTGCTCGGTGGGCTCCTCGCCGCCGGTGGCGCGCACATCGCACGTGTCCCGTTCTCCTTGAGCGCCGCCCAGCTCGACCTCGTGGTCGCGACCTTTGCCGCCGGCCTGGTCCTGCTGGCGGCGTTGGCGCTGGTCCCACGACGCCGCGTCCACGCGGCGACCAACGTGGTCGTGGCGCTGCTGTCGGGCTTCCTCGTCCTCCAGCTCGGCCCGGCCTCCACGACGTCCGCCGATGCGGTGGTGCTCGATTCTCCGCTGGCCGGCGAGTGGTTCGTGTTCAACGGCGGCCGCAGCGTCCTGCTCAACGGTCACTCTGGGAACGAGAGGCACGCGATCGACTTCGCGCGGCTGGGCGCGAACGGGCGAACGCACCCACGAGGGGGTGCCGCACGCCTGACCGACTACACCGGCTTCGGGTCGCCCGTGCTGGCGCCGGTCGACGGCCTGGTTGTCGGCGTGGCCGACGGCTATCCCGACAATCCGCCCGGCACCAACGGCGACCGCGCCAACCACGTGGTGGTGGCGATCGGTCGCGAGCGCTACGTGCTGATGGCCCACCTTCAGCAGGGCAGCGTCAGCGTCCGCGTGGGCGACGTCGTGCGCCGCGGCCAGCTCGTCGCCGCCGTGGGGAACAACGGCCACTCCAGCGAGCCGCATCTGCACCTGCAGGTCCAGGACTCCGCGGCAGGCATCGACGCCGAGCGCACCTACCCCATGGTGTTCCGCGATGTCGACATCACCAGGGGCGGTGCCTGGCCGTGGGGCGACAGTCGCGAGCTCCGCACCGGTGATCTCGTCCGGGGGCTCGGGTAATGACGATGACAACGTCGGACCGGGTCGGGCGCCGCGGTTCCCGGCGGGCGGCGAGCCTGCTGTCGGTGGCGGTCTCCGTCCTCGTCCTGGCGGCGTGCGGTGGCTCGTCAGCCGACCCGCCCGCCCTGGCCGGCGATCTGTACCAGGTCGACGGCGAAACGGCGCACCTGCAGTGCCAGGGCGCCGGTTCCCCGACGGTGGTCCTGCTCGGCGGCCAGGGCTTCACCACGACGACCTGGGACAGCTTCCGCGCCGCCCTCGGGCCCGATGTCCGCACCTGCGCCTGGGACTACCCCGGCGTGGGCCACTCCACGGGCGCGCCGATGATGACCGCCGCCCGGGCCGCGTCCTCCCTCGACGGCACGCTGCGCGCCGCCGACGTGCCACGGCCGGTGGTGGTGGTTGGCCACAGCATCGCCGGCCTCACGACTCGCCTCTACGTCGGCGAGCACCCGGACGATGTCGCCGGCGTCGTGCTCTTCGATCCCACGGTCGCCTCGTTCGCCCGCATGTTCGACGACAAGGAGTTCCGACCTGGGTGGGACGGGACGGCGAGTGCCGACCAGGTGGAGCAAGTCACCGCGTGGCCGGACATCCCCTTCGAGATCCTGCGCCACGATCCGGCCGTGTACGCCACCGCCAAGGTGTGGAACGCGACCGTGGAGACCCAGTGGGGTACCGAGCAGGCGGCGTTCGCCAGGCTCGCACCGACGGGCACCGCGCGGATCGTGCAGGGCTCTGGCCACAACGTCTACCAAGATGCCGAAGGCGAGTCCCTCGCCGCCGTCCAGCGGGTACTGGACGCAGTGGTCACGAAGCGGTGATAGCCCCGGCAGCCCGACGTTGATCCCGTTCCGCATCCTGGAGGTGTGAGAGCAGGCAGCAAAGGTCGAGGGTTCGGGTCCCTCCACAAGGCCGTGTCCTCAGCCCGGGCCGAGCCGGGCCCTGAGCTTCTCGAGCTGCCGCCAGTGTGCCTCGATGCGCTGCCGGCCCATCGTGGTGATCGAGGCGGTGGTGTGTGACTTCTTGCGTTCGAATCGCTTCTCGATGGTGAGTAGCCCGGCATCCTCCAGCTTCGTGAGGTGGCTGGACAGGTTGCCCTTAGTGAGTCCGGTCGCCTGCTGAAGGAAGGTGAAGTCGGCGCGACCGATCGAGGAGAGCACGGTCAGGATTGCCAGCCTGCCGGGCTCGTGGACCAAGCGGTCGAGGCTGAGGTCGGGGTCAGGGGCGGCCATCGGCGTCCTCGTCGACTCGTGCGGAACGGGCACGCCTCAGCGAGGCGAGCAGGTCGCGGTGGTCCAGCAGGCCGATCACGATGGTGACGAGCCCGATCGGAATCATCACAGGTGACACCTTGTCGTCGAGACCGCCCCAGATGGGGGCGAGCGCGAGGACGGTGAGGCCCCCGAGCAGGACCAGGTGGTATGGCCTGAGCACGTTCAGCAGGCGGTAGTAGAACAGGAGCGCCACGCCGAATGCCGCACCGAACAGCGACACCGGCAGGTCGAGCTGGATGTCGAGGGTGATGCCGACGCACATGATCGCCGCGCACGCGAGGGTAAGGACCGCGATTCGCACCAGGGTCCGCCTCGACGGCTCGACCCGGCCAAAGGTTGTCACGTAGTAGCGGTTGACGACGTAGTAGCCGACGGCGGCAACACCAAGCGCCAGCACGAACCACGGCGCGCTGCCGCTGACCGGCTCGTCGCCGATGGGCGGCGTGTTGGTCAGGCCGGCAGCCAGGAAGATCAGTCCGGTCGGCACCGCCAGCAACCCCCGGAGGAGGTAGTAGCGAGTGCCCACCGAGGCCAGTGCACCTGCGTTCACGAGATTCTCCCAACTGGTCTGTGCCGCAAACCTTACGGTCGAGCGCACCGCGAGTCAATGGATGACCAACTGGTTTGTAGGACAAACCATCTACGCGACGCGGCCTGCTGGCGTTCGGTGAGAGCGCTGCCTTCCTCGGACTCGTGCTGCCCGGGGGGACGGCCGTCAACCTCGGCGATGCGGTCGCGGCACAGGGCCACGCGGGCCTGGGCCAACGTTCGCGGGGGCCGCGTCGTCGCTTGCCGCTGCGCTTTGATCTCTGACCACGACCAGCGACGCCGTTCCAAAGCCGCGCCGGAGGACGTCGAGTCGGAACGGCGCCCGGTGTCTACGGCACCATCCTTGCTGGTCACGCCGTCCCCATGAGTCCGCCCCCGCCGGCCACCGGGCGCCGATCGCCGGAGCAGTGGTTATGCCCGTCCTGCTCGCTGTTCTGGCGACCGGTTTCCACAAACGTTCCAGCGCTCAGTGGCCGGCGGCCCGGTACTTCTCGACGACCTCTGCTTTGATTCGGCCCCGCGGGCTCACCGCGATGCCCTGGCTGGCTGCCCAGGCGCGCACCGCCGCCGGGTCGAACGCGTGCTTCTTCGTGCTTGCAGCGGAGGTACGTCGGCGTTGTCCTTCGATCTTGCGGCCGGCCTCGAGGTAGGGCCTGAGCGCGTTCTCGAAGTCGGCCAGTTCGTCGTTGGTCAGATCGACCCGGTAAAGGACTCCTTCGTAGGAGAAGTCAATGGAGCGACCCTTGCCGCGCTCGATTGGCCTGCCCGAGAGGTCTGACACGAGCTCGGTAATCATTTTGGTCGCCATGCCCATCAACGTAACTCAGGAGAAAGGTATGAGAGCAGCCTGGGGAAGAAGGTCGGCTGTGCCGCGCATCTCGTGCTCGAGCAGAGCAGCTGCGTGCGCGATGTCGCGATTGATCGCGGACGTCTTGAGGTCGCGGCGCCCAGCCGCGCCCAGCCGGGCACCCCCACTCCGGACGGGCGCGCCCTGGCCGGCCAGGCACGGGGCACGTACCCGCTACGACGTCGTCGGTGCCGACCACGCCGGATCAAGGTTCGCACCTGCCGGATCGGGGCCGCCGGTATGGCCGCGGGTGTCCGTGCGCCGCACGTGGCACGGCGTGCCGCCCCCTGACCTGGCCGGTGCCGTGGTCGACTGACCTTCGGGGCGGACCCACGCCCGAAGGGAGGATCACTCGTGGCGGGTAGGAGCATCCGGACGGTCACCGTCAAGGGCGTGACCCTGGGGGAGGGCATGCCCAAGATCGTCGTGCCCCTCACCGGCGCCGACCCCGTCGAGCTGGCCTCGCAGGCCACCGCGCTCCACGGCCACGCGGTCGACGTCGTCGAGTGGCGCGCGGACCACTTCACCGGGTTGGGCGACGCCACCGCCGTCGTCGACCAGGCTCGGTCCCTCCGCGACCAGCTCGCCGGCACCCCGCTGCTGTTCACCTGCCGCACCCGCGCGGAAGGCGGGGCGGCCGAGATCGACGACGAGGACTACGGGCGCCTCAACACCGCGGTGATCGACGCAGGCGCCGCCGACCTGGTGGACGTGGAGTACCGCCGGTCGCCCGCCGTCGTTGACCGGGTCCTTGCCGCCGCCCACGCCGCCGGCGTCGCCGTCATCGTCTCCAGCCACGACTTCGACGGCACCCCGTCCCGCGGCGAGATCGTCGCGCGGCTCCAGGCGATGCAGGAGGTCGGGGCGGACATCTGCAAGGTCGCCGTCATGCCGCACTCCGTCGCCGACGTCCTGGCCCTTCTCGACGCGACCCGCACCATGAACGAGCAGTTCGCCGACCGGCCCCTCATCACCATGTCGATGGGTCCCCTCGGCACGATCTCGCGGGTGGCCGGCCAGGTGTTCGGCTCCGCCGCGACGTTCGGGATGGTGGGCACGGCCTCGGCGCCCGGGCAGGTGGACGCGGACGACCTGCGCACCGTGCTGCGGGTGCTCGCCGGCGGCTGAGCAGGCGAATCCGGCGCACGCGCACCGCGTCAGCCGTGCAGCACCCGGCTGCGTCCCACCTGCCAACCCACGAGCAGCTGCACGAACGCGACCACCGTCAGGCACACCAGGAGCAGCGGCCCTGGGCCCGTGAGATCCCGCAGCACACCCGCCAGGACCAGGCCAGCGGCGGCGCCCAGGTACCCCACGGTCTGCGCCATCGAGGACAGCCGGCTGGCCGTGCCCGGGTCGGCCACCCGCAGACCCACCAGGGACAACGCGACCACGAACGACCCGCCGGACCCCAGCCCCACGACGACCACCCACACCTGCACCAGGCCCGGCGCGACGACCAGGCCGAGCATCCCGGCGACCATCAGGGTCGGCATGACCATCGACGCCACGCGCTGGTCCGGGCCCACCCGCATGAGCGCCGGCGTCGCGAGGTTCGAGACGATCGCCGCCACCTGGTAGAGGAAGAGGTGCCAGCCGGCGGCGGCCGCGCCCACCCCGAGGTCCTGCTCGAGAGTGGGCAACCAGTTGACGAGCACGTAGAAGACCGTGGACTGCAGGCCCATGTAGACGGCCACCTCCCACGCCAGGCCCGAGCGCCACACCGGGGCACCGCCGGTCCGGGCTCGGCCGGCCGCGGTGGTCGCCCCCCGCCCGCCCCGCAGCCGGGGCAGCCATACGGCGAGTGCGGCAAGAACGAGCACCACCCACACACCCAGCGCCACCCGCCACGACCCGGCCCCCGCGAGCGGCACCGCGACACCGGACGCCGTGGCAGCGAACACCGTCTGGACGGCGATGTAGACCGAGGTCACGGTGGTCAGGCGGAGCGGGAAGTCCTTCTTCACCACGGCGGGCAGCAGCACGTTCCCGACGGCGATCGCGGCCCCGATCAGCGCGGTGCCGATCCACAGGGGCGCCGCCGAGCCGGGCAGGGACCTGACGACGGTGCCGACCGCGAGCAGCACGAGCGCGCCCGCGACCGTGCGCTCGATGCCGAACCGCCGCCCCAGCGTGGCCACGACCGGGGAGACGACCCCGAACGCGACAACCGGGACGGCGGCGAGGGTGCCCAGCGCCGACGGCGACAGCCCGGTGTCGGCGCCGACCAGCGGCAGCACGGGCCCGACGGCGGTGATCACCGGACGCAGGTTCGCCGCCACGAGCACGATCCCCAGGAGGAGCAGCCACGACGGCAGCACTCGGCCACGCTCCGGGGCGAAGTTCATGCCACAGGCTCCTCAGGGCTCGGACCGTGCCCGGGTGCGGGGCCGGGCGCCGTCGCCCGCGGGCCGTCGGGCGCTGCTCGGGCCACCTTAAGCCTGGCCCGGTTGGGGCCGACGCCGCGGTCCGCGGGGGCGGCCTGCCGCGGGATCCGCTGCGTCGTCGCCCCGGGGCGGTTCCGCGCCGCCACCGCAGCCGCCACCGCATCCCCTGCCGCCCGGTGCGAGTCGCCGTAGCCTCGAGACGAGCGAGGGAGAGTGCGATGACCGACCAGCTGACCGCGCGCCGCCAGGACGAGCTCCTCGGGACGATGCGCACGGACCTGTACATCGACGGCGCCTGGCGGGAGGCCACCGGGGGCCGCCGCTTCGCCGTCGAGAACCCTGCCACCGGCGAGCAGCTCACCACGGTGGCCGACGCCGACCCGGCCGACGCGATGGCTGCCCTCGACGCCGCCGACCGTGCCCAGGCCGGCTGGGCCCGCACCGCGCCACGGGAGCGCGGGGAGATCCTGCGCCACGCGTTCGAGCTGATCACCGCCCGCGCCGACGACTTCGCCCTGCTGATGACGTTGGAGATGGGTAAACCGCTCGCCGAGTCCAAGGGTGAGGCCACCTACGGGGCGGAGTTCTTCCGCTGGTTCTCCGAGGAGGCCGTGCGCATCGCCGGCCGGTACAGCGCCGCGACCGACAACAAGTCCCGGGTGCTGGTGACCAAGCGGCCCGTGGGCCCGTCGATCCTCATCACGCCGTGGAACTTCCCCCTGGCCATGGGGACCCGCAAGATCGGCCCGGCGCTCGCGGCCGGGTGCACGGTGGTGCTCAAGCCGGCCCAGCTCACGCCGCTGACCGCGCTGCTCCTCGCTCAGGTGCTCGAGGAGGCCGGCGTGCCCGCCGGCGTCGTCAACCTCGTGCCCACCACCCGCGCCGGGGACACCACCGGGCCGCTGCTGCAGGACCCGCGCGCCCGCAAGCTCTCCTTCACCGGCTCCACCGGAGTCGGCCGCGCCCTCCTCGCCGACGCCTCCGGGCAGGTGCTCCGCACATCCATGGAGCTCGGTGGCAACGCGCCGTTCCTGGTCTTCGAGGACGCCGACGTCGACGCCGCCGTCGCCGGGGCCATGGCAGCGAAGTTCCGCAACGGGGGCGAGGCGTGCACCGCGGCCAACCGGTTCCTCGTGCACGAGGCGGTGGCGGAGGAGTTCACCGCCAAGCTGGTGGAGAAGGTCCGGGCGGTCCGGCTGGGCCCGGGCACGGACGACGGCGTCACCCTGGGGCCGCTCGTGGAGAAGAAGGCCCGCGACAAGGTGCACGAGCTCGTGGCGGACGCCGTCGCGCATGGCGCGGAGGTGCTGCTCGGCGGTGAGGTGCCCGAGAGGCCGGGGTGGTTCTACCCCGCCACGGTGCTGAAGGGCGCCGGGCCGCAGGCGCGCCTGCACCGTGAGGAAATCTTCGGCCCCGTCGTCTCGATCACCACGTTCGCCGACGAGGCGGAGGCGGTGCGGCTGGCCAACGACACCGAGTTCGGCCTGATCTCCTTCGCCTTCACCACCGACCTGGCCCGGGGGCTGCGGATGGCCGAGGTGCTCGAGACCGGGATGCTTGGGCTGAACTCCGGCGTCATCTCCAACCCGGCGGCGCCGTTCGGTGGGGTCAAGCAGTCCGGCATCGGCCGCGAGGGCGCGCACGAGGGCATCGAGGAGTACCTGGAGACCGTCTACGTGGGGATCGCCGACCCGTTGGCGTGAGACCGCAGCGCGACCGGGGCGACCTGGTGGTCTCGGCCTCACCAGGTCTGCAACGCCGCTCGCGCAAAGGCAGTCACGACGCCGGCCGGCACCGGGCCGCGGGTGTCCGGCCCGGTGCGGTGCGTCCCCGGGTCGTCGAGTGGCGTCCTGACCCATCCAACCCGGGCTGCAAACGGCGTTTACCGACCGATACATGTCATGACCTGCGGCTTCGTGAGAACGCCCTCATGTTCTCCTCCTCATGCTCTCACTCCGGCTCGGCAAAGTAGTGACCACGAAGGAAGGACAGGGACCACCGCAGGGGGGCGGTCCCAGATCCGGAAGGACGACGGGCCACCGCAGGGGGGCGGCCCAGAGTCCACGTGGGACGACGGGCCACCGCAGGGGGGCGGCCCGTCGTCCGGACCGAGACGGACCGCCCCGGCGGTCCCGGAAGAAGGAGAACGCCATGAAGAAGAAGACTTGGATCGCCACCGGGGCCCTCTCCGCCGTAGGCATCATCGGCGGGGTCGGCATCGCCGCCGCCGACACGACGTCCACCACCTCGGTCGACGACATCAACCTCAAGCTGGCCACCCAGGAGAGGGGCGACGACAAGAACGACCTCGACCTCCCGGGTCGCAAGCTCATCACCGACGACGTCGCCGTGGCTCCCACCCAGGCCGCCACGATGGACGCCCGTGCGGTGAACCCGGCATCGGTCAGCGCCGGCAGCGCGACGACGGCGGTCTCGGCGATCTCGGCGAAGTCCGCCGTGAGCGCGGTGTCCGCACAATCGGCGAAGTCCGCGCCGTCGCCGAAGTCGGCGCCGTCGCCGAAGTCGGCGCCGTCGCCCGTCTCGGCACCGAGCCCGGTCTCGCCCGCCAGCCCGGCGAGCGCCCAGTCGGCGCCGTCCGCGCCGTCGGCCAACTGAGTCGTCGTCCTACTGAGCTGAGCTGAGCTGAGCTGAGCTGAGCTCGCCGCCCCGTCCCCGGTCACCCTTCTGGTGCCCGGGGATGGGGCGCTCGCTTGTCTGCGCAACCCGGCACGCCTAATATTTCGGCATGCCGAAACGCGGCTCGCCGGTGGACCCACAAAACGAGCGGCGCGGTGCCATCGCCGGTGCCGCCGTCGCCGGTGCCGCCGTCGTTCTCGGTCTGCTGCTCGCAGGGTGCGCCGGTCCCGCAACCGATACCGCCGCTGCGACGGCACGCACCGCCGGCGACGACCGCCCGCTCGTCCTCACCACCTTTACCGTGCTCGCGGACATGACCCGCAACGTCGCCGGTGACCTGGTCCGGGTCGAGTCCGTCACCGACGTCGGGGCCGAGATCCACGGGTACGAGCCGACGCCCGAGGACCTCGCGCGCGCCGCCGGCGCGGACCTGGTCCTGGACAACGGGCTGGGCCTGGAGGCGTGGTTCGCGCAGTTCATCACCGACGTCGACGCCCAGCACGTGGTGCTCACCGAGGGGGTGGACCCCGTGCCCATCGCCGGGGAGGACAAGCTCAACCCCCACGCGTGGATGTCCCCGGTGGCCGGTCAGACCTACGTCGCCAACATCGCCAAGGCCCTGAGCGGCCTCGACCCGGTCAACGCCGAGACCTACGCCGCCAATGCCGACGCCTACACCGCCGAGCTGGACGCCCTGCACGGCGAGCTGGTCGACGCCCTCGCGTCGCTGCCGCCCGACGAGCGCGTGCTCGTCACCTGCGAGGGCGCGTTCTCCTACCTTGCCCGGGACGTAGGCCTGACCGAGGCGTACCTGTGGCCGGTCAACTCCGAGCGGCAGTCCACCCCGCGCCAGGTCGCCGCCGTCATCGACCGGGTCCGCGCCGACGAGGTCCCCGCGGTGTTCTGCGAGTCCACGGTCAACCAGGACGGGCAGCGTCAGGTGGCCGCCGAGACCGGCGCCCGGTTCGGCGGCACCCTCTACGTCGACTCGCTCTCCGGCCCCGACGGGCCCGTACCCACCTACCTCGACCTGCTGCGCCACGACGCCGGCACCATCGTCGCGGGCCTGACGGCCCGGGAGGAGCGCCCATGACCACCACCGGACGGGCACGTCCCGCCACCGCACCCCGCCAGGACCCCGCCGGCCCGACGGCGTCCGCCGCGCCGGCGCTGGAGGTCACCGACCTGACGGTGCGCTACGGCGCCGTCACCGCGCTCGACGGCGTCACGTTCGCGCTCGCCGGGGGCCGGGTGACCGGGCTGGTGGGCATGAACGGCTCGGGCAAGTCGACCCTGTTCAAGTCCGTCATGGGCCTGGTGCGCCCCACGGCCGGCCAGGTCCGGGTGCTCGGGCAGAGCACCGAGCTGGCGCGTCGTCGCGGGGTGGTGGGCTACGTGCCCCAGCAGGAGGACGTCGACTGGTCCTTCCCGCTCAGCGTGCGCGAGGTGGTCATGATGGGCCGCTACGGCCGCCTCGGCCTCACCCGCCGGCCACGGCGCGCCGACCACGACGCCGTGGACGCCGCCCTGGAGCGGGTGGAGCTCGGCCACCTCGACGACCGCCAGATCGGCGCCCTCTCCGGCGGGCAGCGCAAGCGCGCGTTCGTCGCTCGCGGGCTCGCCCAGGGGGCGCAGGTGTTGCTGCTGGACGAGCCGTTCGCCGGGGTGGACAAGCGCACCGAGGCGACCATCACCACCTTGCTGCGCGAGCTCGCCGCCGACGGGCGCACCATCCTCGTCTCCACCCACGACCTGGCCTCCCTCGACGTCTTGTGCGACGACGCCCTGCTCATCCAGCGACGCGTCCTCCTGCACGCCCCGCCGGCGGAGGTGCTGCGCCCGGAGAACCTCGCGCGCGCGTTCGGGGTCGACGTCTCCGACGCCCGGCCCGCGACGGTCTCCACACCGTCTGGCGCCGGTCCTGCGGAGGTGGCCCGATGATCGAGGTCCTTGCCGAGCCGCTGGCCTACGCGTTCATGCAGCGGGCGTTCCTCGTCAGCGTGCTCGCCGCCGTCGTGTGCGGGGTGCTCAGCTGCTGGCTCGTGCTCATCGGCTGGTCCCTCATGGGCGACGCGGTCTCGCACGCCGTGCTGCCCGGTGTCGTCCTCGCCTACATCTTCGGCGCCCCGTTCGCCGTGGGCGCCCTCGTGTTCGGGCTGCTCGCCGTCGCCCTCATCGGGGAGGTACGGGACCGGTCGGTCATCCGGGAGGATGCCGCCATCGGCGTGGTCTTCACCGTCCTGTTCGCGCTGGGGCTGGTGCTCATCTCGGTGACCCCGAGCCAGACGGACCTCGGGCACATCCTGTTCGGCAACCTGCTCGGCGTCTCCAGCCTCGACCTGCTGCAGGTGGTGGTCCTGGGCGTCATCACGCTGGCCGTGCTGCTCCTCAAGCGCCGCGACCTGACCCTCTACGCCTTCGACCCCACCCACGCCCAGGCCATCGGGCTCAATCCGCGCCGGCTCGGCGCCATGCTGTTGGCCCTGCTGGCGCTGACGGTGGTGGTCGCGCTGCAGGCCGTCGGTGTCGTCCTGGTGGTGGCGATGCTCATCATCCCGGGCGCCACGGCGCGGCTGCTCACCGACCGCTTCGCCCGCATGCTCCAGGTGGCGCCCGCGATCGCGGCGGGCTGCGCCGTCGCCGGCATCTACGCGAGCTACTACCTCGACACCGCCTCCGGCCCCATGGTGGTCCTCGCCCAGGGCACCGTGTTCTTCGGTGCCTACCTGTTCGCCCCGCGCCACGGGCTGCTCCGCCGACGGCGCCACCGGGCCGCCGCCGTCGCGTAGCGTGAGCGCCGTGCAGCAGGAGCTCGCCGAGCTGACCCCGGCGAACCAGGACTACCTCAAGGTCATCTGGTCCGCCCAGGAGTGGACCGACGCGCCCGTGACCACCACGGTGCTCGCCCGCCGGATGGGCTTCTCGCCGTCGACGGTCTCCGAGGCCGTCAAGAAGCTCACCACTGCCGGGCTGCTCGCCCACGCCCGGTACGGGACGATCGAGCTGACGGCGCCCGGCCGGGCAGCCGCGCTGGCGATGGTGCGGCGCCACCGCATCCTCGAGACGTTCCTGGTCGCCGAGCTCGGGTACTCCTGGGACGAGGTCCATGACGAGGCGGAGGTGCTCGAGCACGCCGTCTCCGACCGGCTGGTCGACGCCTTGGACGCCCGGCTCGGGCATCCCGACCGGGACCCGCACG
This window of the Georgenia yuyongxinii genome carries:
- a CDS encoding metal ABC transporter substrate-binding protein; amino-acid sequence: MPKRGSPVDPQNERRGAIAGAAVAGAAVVLGLLLAGCAGPATDTAAATARTAGDDRPLVLTTFTVLADMTRNVAGDLVRVESVTDVGAEIHGYEPTPEDLARAAGADLVLDNGLGLEAWFAQFITDVDAQHVVLTEGVDPVPIAGEDKLNPHAWMSPVAGQTYVANIAKALSGLDPVNAETYAANADAYTAELDALHGELVDALASLPPDERVLVTCEGAFSYLARDVGLTEAYLWPVNSERQSTPRQVAAVIDRVRADEVPAVFCESTVNQDGQRQVAAETGARFGGTLYVDSLSGPDGPVPTYLDLLRHDAGTIVAGLTAREERP
- a CDS encoding metal ABC transporter ATP-binding protein; translation: MTTTGRARPATAPRQDPAGPTASAAPALEVTDLTVRYGAVTALDGVTFALAGGRVTGLVGMNGSGKSTLFKSVMGLVRPTAGQVRVLGQSTELARRRGVVGYVPQQEDVDWSFPLSVREVVMMGRYGRLGLTRRPRRADHDAVDAALERVELGHLDDRQIGALSGGQRKRAFVARGLAQGAQVLLLDEPFAGVDKRTEATITTLLRELAADGRTILVSTHDLASLDVLCDDALLIQRRVLLHAPPAEVLRPENLARAFGVDVSDARPATVSTPSGAGPAEVAR
- a CDS encoding metal ABC transporter permease, producing the protein MIEVLAEPLAYAFMQRAFLVSVLAAVVCGVLSCWLVLIGWSLMGDAVSHAVLPGVVLAYIFGAPFAVGALVFGLLAVALIGEVRDRSVIREDAAIGVVFTVLFALGLVLISVTPSQTDLGHILFGNLLGVSSLDLLQVVVLGVITLAVLLLKRRDLTLYAFDPTHAQAIGLNPRRLGAMLLALLALTVVVALQAVGVVLVVAMLIIPGATARLLTDRFARMLQVAPAIAAGCAVAGIYASYYLDTASGPMVVLAQGTVFFGAYLFAPRHGLLRRRRHRAAAVA
- a CDS encoding metal-dependent transcriptional regulator, which produces MSAVQQELAELTPANQDYLKVIWSAQEWTDAPVTTTVLARRMGFSPSTVSEAVKKLTTAGLLAHARYGTIELTAPGRAAALAMVRRHRILETFLVAELGYSWDEVHDEAEVLEHAVSDRLVDALDARLGHPDRDPHGDPIPTREGTVPAPPAGALHLVEAGARVRVARIADTDPQVLRYFDELGVALDTELVVLERKDFAGTLTVRVAGRGRPQEVGLTAAESVWVTRA